The Actinomadura sp. WMMB 499 genome includes a window with the following:
- the rpsD gene encoding 30S ribosomal protein S4 yields MNKPRPKVRLSRALGVPLTPKAVKYFEARPYPPGVHGRARKTESDYKVRLREKQRLRAQYNIREAQLRNAFDKAAKSGGKTGEALLVDLERRLDALVLRAGLARTIYQARQFVVHRHVLVNGRRVDRPSYRLKPGDVITIAERSRAMDAFQIAAAGGHTENVPPYLDVRHQALAAQLTRLPERREIPIVCDEQLVVEYYSR; encoded by the coding sequence ATGAACAAGCCCCGTCCCAAGGTCCGTCTCTCCCGGGCACTGGGCGTCCCGCTGACGCCGAAGGCCGTGAAGTACTTCGAGGCCCGCCCCTACCCGCCCGGCGTCCACGGCCGCGCGCGCAAGACCGAGTCCGACTACAAGGTGCGGCTGCGCGAGAAGCAGCGGCTGCGGGCGCAGTACAACATCCGCGAGGCGCAGCTGCGCAACGCGTTCGACAAGGCCGCCAAGTCGGGCGGGAAGACCGGCGAGGCGCTGCTCGTCGACCTCGAGCGCCGGCTGGACGCGCTCGTCCTGCGGGCCGGCCTCGCCCGGACGATCTACCAGGCCCGGCAGTTCGTCGTGCACCGGCACGTGCTGGTGAACGGGCGCCGTGTCGACCGTCCCTCGTACCGGCTGAAGCCCGGCGACGTCATCACGATCGCCGAGCGGAGCCGCGCCATGGACGCGTTCCAGATCGCCGCCGCGGGCGGGCACACCGAGAACGTCCCGCCCTACCTGGACGTGCGGCACCAAGCGCTCGCCGCGCAGCTCACCCGGCTGCCGGAGCGGCGCGAGATCCCCATCGTCTGCGACGAGCAGCTGGTCGTCGAGTACTACTCGCGCTGA
- a CDS encoding DUF2470 domain-containing protein yields MRRAETDPKDKGGPRPTGAADSGAPSGPTPAERARTLAYGMADGVLVAPGVPYAPVPAHTTDLDGRPLLLLPASSPIVAALAGEPDLPATLRICDVAPVPLADRVRGRAWLHGWLTEIPAAELRAAALRLSRPHPRPELLDLAAPVPPQRGADGGEADEGSQWTILALEVAQVEIEDAWGSATLEPEEYAAAAPDPFVAVEAGMLTHLDACHRAELTGLVPESVLPEPDMAGTGAAGTGGAGAGADADAGPRDTVRPLGLDRHGLWLRCRMPCSDGSVTCDLRLPFPEPVRDVHGLRHAYRTLFARANP; encoded by the coding sequence GTGCGACGAGCGGAGACCGATCCGAAGGACAAAGGCGGCCCGCGCCCCACCGGCGCCGCGGACTCCGGGGCTCCCTCCGGGCCCACCCCGGCGGAACGGGCGCGGACCCTCGCGTACGGGATGGCGGACGGCGTGCTCGTCGCGCCCGGCGTCCCCTACGCGCCCGTCCCGGCGCACACCACGGACCTGGACGGGCGGCCGCTGCTGCTCCTGCCGGCGTCCTCACCGATCGTCGCCGCGCTCGCCGGCGAGCCCGACCTGCCCGCCACGCTGCGGATCTGCGACGTCGCGCCCGTCCCGCTGGCCGACCGGGTGCGCGGGCGCGCCTGGCTGCACGGCTGGCTCACCGAGATCCCGGCCGCCGAGCTGCGCGCCGCCGCGCTCCGGCTGTCGCGCCCGCACCCGCGCCCCGAGCTGCTCGACCTCGCCGCGCCCGTCCCGCCGCAGCGGGGCGCGGACGGCGGTGAGGCGGACGAGGGCAGCCAGTGGACGATCCTCGCCCTCGAGGTCGCGCAGGTCGAGATCGAGGACGCGTGGGGCAGCGCCACCCTCGAACCCGAGGAGTACGCGGCGGCCGCACCGGACCCGTTCGTCGCCGTCGAGGCGGGCATGCTCACGCACCTCGACGCGTGCCACCGCGCCGAACTGACCGGCCTGGTGCCCGAGTCCGTCCTGCCCGAGCCGGACATGGCGGGCACGGGCGCGGCGGGCACGGGCGGCGCGGGGGCGGGCGCGGACGCGGACGCCGGGCCGCGCGACACCGTCCGCCCGCTGGGCCTCGACCGGCACGGGCTGTGGCTGCGGTGCCGTATGCCGTGCTCGGACGGGTCCGTAACCTGCGATCTGCGCCTGCCGTTCCCCGAGCCGGTCAGGGATGTCCACGGTCTCCGGCACGCGTACCGCACCCTGTTCGCCCGCGCGAACCCGTAG
- a CDS encoding MarR family winged helix-turn-helix transcriptional regulator has product MTERAGEARRTGEPGLPEVPDEVVADFGVLLSTVTLLERIAGRELERRCGIRHAAFEVLLRLSAAAPGCPTSMGELAGELILTSGGMTRLIDRMEAAGLVARQAAPGDRRGRLVELTAAGRAKLDEALRVHAETLRRHFANPLTGERRRDLVESLRTLRAHAREELDLR; this is encoded by the coding sequence ATGACGGAACGTGCGGGCGAGGCGCGGCGGACGGGCGAACCGGGCCTGCCCGAGGTGCCGGACGAGGTGGTCGCCGACTTCGGGGTGCTGCTGAGCACGGTCACGCTGCTGGAGCGCATCGCGGGCCGCGAGCTGGAGCGCCGCTGCGGCATCCGGCACGCGGCGTTCGAGGTGCTGCTGCGGCTGTCGGCCGCCGCGCCCGGCTGTCCCACCTCGATGGGCGAGCTGGCCGGGGAGCTGATCCTGACCAGCGGCGGGATGACCCGGCTGATCGACCGGATGGAGGCGGCGGGCCTAGTCGCGCGGCAGGCCGCGCCCGGGGACCGGCGCGGCCGGCTGGTCGAGCTGACCGCCGCCGGTCGCGCGAAGCTGGACGAGGCCCTGCGGGTGCACGCGGAGACGCTGCGGCGGCACTTCGCAAACCCGCTGACCGGCGAGCGGCGCCGCGACCTGGTGGAGTCGCTGCGCACGCTGCGCGCGCACGCCCGCGAGGAACTCGACCTGCGCTGA
- a CDS encoding PLP-dependent aspartate aminotransferase family protein, whose translation MATTRPPHDPQTRAVHPPVPIPAGSRPLGVPIYQGHLFGFESAGALAAAFQGPDEAFFYARMGNPTVRALEEALAELEGGARALATASGMGAVNAVLAGLLRSGDHVIAQASLYGGTHALLTDLADRWGVEVTRVGGDDPAEVRDALRPATRLLYLETISNPTTHVTDVPALTAALEGTDVLAVVDNTFSPLLFAPLAHGADIVIHSTTKYIGGHGDVLGGAAVFADAAVHHRVWEHAIELGAIADPFAAWLTVRGLATLPMRIARQSATALDLAGRLAAHPSVTRVHYPGVPEHPQHELAGRLLPDGHGGVLSFELAGGRDAGRVFSEAVELITLGPSLGDIASLVMHPASTSHRQLDAAALAAAGIGEGTVRLSVGLESADDLWRDIEQALAKAR comes from the coding sequence ATGGCCACGACTCGACCGCCGCACGACCCGCAGACCCGCGCCGTCCACCCGCCCGTCCCGATCCCCGCCGGAAGCCGTCCCCTCGGCGTCCCCATCTACCAGGGGCACCTGTTCGGCTTCGAGTCGGCGGGCGCGCTCGCCGCCGCGTTCCAGGGGCCGGACGAGGCGTTCTTCTACGCGCGGATGGGCAACCCGACCGTCCGCGCGCTGGAGGAGGCGCTCGCCGAGCTGGAGGGCGGCGCCCGCGCGCTGGCGACCGCGTCCGGGATGGGCGCCGTCAACGCGGTGCTGGCCGGGCTGCTGCGGTCCGGCGACCACGTGATCGCGCAGGCGTCCCTCTACGGCGGGACGCACGCGCTGCTGACCGACCTCGCCGACCGGTGGGGCGTCGAGGTCACCCGCGTCGGCGGCGACGATCCCGCCGAGGTGCGCGACGCGCTCCGCCCGGCCACGCGGCTGCTCTACCTGGAGACGATCTCCAACCCCACCACGCACGTCACCGACGTTCCGGCCCTCACCGCCGCGCTCGAGGGCACCGACGTCCTGGCCGTCGTCGACAACACGTTCTCCCCGCTGCTGTTCGCGCCGCTCGCGCACGGCGCCGACATCGTGATCCACTCGACGACGAAGTACATCGGGGGGCACGGCGACGTCCTCGGGGGCGCCGCGGTGTTCGCCGACGCGGCCGTGCACCACCGGGTGTGGGAGCACGCCATCGAACTCGGCGCGATCGCCGATCCGTTCGCCGCCTGGCTCACCGTCCGCGGCCTCGCCACCCTGCCGATGCGGATCGCCCGGCAGAGCGCGACGGCCCTCGACCTGGCCGGACGCCTCGCCGCGCACCCGTCCGTCACGCGCGTCCACTACCCGGGCGTCCCGGAGCACCCGCAGCACGAGCTCGCGGGGCGCCTCCTGCCGGACGGGCACGGCGGCGTCCTGTCGTTCGAGCTCGCGGGCGGGCGGGACGCGGGGCGCGTGTTCTCCGAGGCGGTGGAGCTGATCACGCTCGGCCCGTCGCTCGGCGACATCGCGTCCCTCGTGATGCACCCGGCGAGCACGTCGCACCGGCAGCTCGACGCCGCGGCCCTCGCCGCGGCGGGCATCGGCGAGGGCACGGTCCGGCTGTCGGTGGGGCTGGAGAGCGCGGACGACTTGTGGAGGGACATCGAGCAGGCGCTCGCGAAGGCGCGCTGA